The proteins below come from a single Zea mays cultivar B73 chromosome 8, Zm-B73-REFERENCE-NAM-5.0, whole genome shotgun sequence genomic window:
- the LOC103635486 gene encoding replication protein A 70 kDa DNA-binding subunit B, with translation MAEVLIGSLMIGNCSDRLCVRVSRMWEFYDPQDESNLLHADMVLIDEEGGSAHAQIYPPLAAVFKPMIKEGNVYNVSYVQIKKANRMYKPVDNDIMIGFTKWTTIEELIEVPPAFPEIVYSLTPFDQLTTLVDIREYFIDVIGAVTMISDVATIRTKMRQTQTAKRSVTIQNESCTPLEVVLWGGQATSFPADQISIAGQDSLQIIIFVGTLARSYAGTTSLTGGSSCKWYVNPQVPEATSLAASLQHKRSPIMSAAGSTQRVPRISTAEHKKVSEIKHLHPFKHEKVEWLVTVTVLKIDQLWWYESCRKCLKKTKPHGDAYKCSDSGCGHVGPPNPRYRLLITAGDEIGETDFILFGRMAQRIVKKPLDILIADNPARFIPDEITKLVEKVYTFNVSFTDSTIALGNVCFQVNTVVAEIGDGGQVPISPSGSQPSSISSAWAASKSTSADSVPTGGTSSQTPQSTKNYSKDKRARSPTPLSKGGSSVTRQVARKILGGSPDKTGDGHDLASGIADSSLHKPAI, from the exons ATGGCAGAGGTTCTGATTGGTAGCCTTATGATTGGGAATTGCAGTGACCGGTTGTGTGTCCGTGTCTCCCGTATGTGGGAATTTTATGATCCTCAGGATGAGTCCAATCTCCTCCACGCTGATATGGTCCTCATCGATGAGGAG GGTGGCAGTGCTCATGCTCAAATATACCCTCCACTCGCTGCCGTTTTCAAGCCCATGATAAAGGAGGGCAATGTCTACAACGTCTCCTATGTTCAGATCAAGAAAGCAAATAGGATGTACAAGCCTGTTGACAATGATATCATGATCGGTTTCACAAAATGGACGACAATTGAGGAGCTTATTGAAGTGCCACCGGCTTTTCCAGAGATTGTTTACTCCCTCACTCCCTTTGACCAGCTTACAACCCTTGTGGACATTAGGGAGTATTTCATAG ATGTCATTGGCGCGGTCACCATGATCTCGGATGTCGCAACCATTCGTACAAAGATGCGCCAGACTCAAACAGCAAAGAGATCCGTCACTATACAAAATGAGAG CTGTACTCCCCTTGAGGTTGTGCTGTGGGGTGGGCAGGCAACCTCCTTCCCGGCTGATCAGATTAGTATTGCCGGCCAGGACTCACTCCAGATTATTATCTTTGTTGGTACTCTTGCTAGATCCTATGCTG GTACCACTTCACTGACAGGTGGATCGTCTTGCAAATGGTACGTGAATCCGCAGGTTCCAGAGGCAACAAGCCTTGCAGCCAG CTTGCAGCATAAAAGGAGCCCAATTATGTCTGCTGCTGGTTCGACGCAGCGTGTGCCGAGGATTTCTACCGCTGAGCATAAGAAAGTATCTGAAATCAAACACCTGCATCCATTCAAGCATGAG AAAGTTGAGTGGTTGGTAACAGTTACCGTTCTTAAGATTGATCAACTATGGTGGTACGAGTCCTGTAGAAAGTGCCTCAAGAAAACAAAGCCTCATGGTGATGCCTATAAATGCTCGGACTCTGGTTGTGGCCATGTTGGTCCGCCTAATCCAAG GTACAGGTTGCTCATCACAGCAGGCGATGAGATAGGCGAGACTGATTTCATACTATTTGGACGTATGGCACAGCGCATTGTTAAGAAACCACTTGACATCTTGATCGCGGATAATCCAGCCAGATTTATTCCTGATGAAATAACTAAGCTGGTGGAAAAGGTGTACACATTCAACGTAAGCTTCACAGACAGCACCATTGCTTTAGGCAATGTGTGTTTCCAGGTTAACACGGTTGTCGCCGAGATTGGTGATGGAGGTCAGGTTCCAATTTCACCCAGTGGATCCCAACCTTCATCAATTTCGTCTGCGTGGGCTGCATCCAAGTCTACATCAGCAGACTCTGTCCCAACTGGAGGTACCTCTTCTCAGACACCACAGAGCACCAAAAACTACAGCAAGGATAAG CGTGCAAGATCGCCAACGCCACTATCAAAAGGTGGGTCCTCAGTTACCAGGCAGGTTGCGAGGAAGATATTGGGAGGCTCACCTGATAAAACTGGTGATGGCCATGACTTGGCTTCCGGCATTGCTGATTCTAG CCTTCACAAACCTGCAATCTGA